In Manis pentadactyla isolate mManPen7 chromosome 3, mManPen7.hap1, whole genome shotgun sequence, a single window of DNA contains:
- the LOC118921494 gene encoding protein NipSnap homolog 3A: MLALRNTLTRSLAARTPTPQVYSFFATGSRQYDGTFYEFRTYYLKPSKMNEFLENVKKNIHLRTAHSELVGYWSVEFGGRMNKVFHIWKYDNFTHRAEVRKALAKDKEWQEQFLIPNLPLIDEQESEITYLVPWCKLEKPQKEGVYELATFQMKPGGPALWGDSFKRAVRIHVSRGYTKLVGVFHAEYGLLNRVHVLWWNESAESRAAGRHQSHEDPRVVAAVRESVNFLECQQNMLLIPTSFSPLK, from the exons ATGCTCGCCCTGCGAAACACGTTGACCAGAAGTCTAGCCGCGCGGACGCCGACGCCTCAG GTATACTCATTTTTTGCTACAGGATCCAGACAATACGATGGAACATTCTATGAATTCCGTACTTATTATCTTAAGCCCTCAAAGATGAATGAGTTCCtggaaaatgtgaagaaaaacatTCATCTTCGGACAGCTCACTCTGAATTGGTTGGATACTGGAGTGTAGAATTTGGAGGCAGAATGAATAAAGTGTTTCATATTTGGAAGTATG ATAATTTTACTCATCGAGCTGAAGTTCGGAAAGCCTTGGCCAAAGATAAGGAATGGCAAGAACAATTTCTCATTCCAAATTTGCCTCTCATAGATGAACAAGAGAGTGAGATTACTTATCTGGTGCCATGGTGCAAATTAGAGAAGCCTCAAAAAGAAG gAGTCTATGAACTAGCTACTTTTCAGATGAAACCTGGTGGGCCAGCTCTGTGGGGTGACTCATTTAAACGGGCAGTTCGAATTCATGTCAGTCGAGGCTACACAAAACTAGTTGGAGTGTTCCATGCAGAATATGGGTTACTCAACAGAG TTCACGTTCTTTGGTGGAATGAGAGTGCAGAGAGTCGTGCAGCTGGGAGACATCAGTCCCATGAGGATCCCAGAGTTGTGGCAGCTG TTCGGGAAAGTGTTAACTTCCTTGAGTGTCAG